The window GGCTCTCGGCGAAGGCCACGTCCGACGGAATCTTCGGATTGAGGTTGTGGCAGACCATGATCATGTCGAACAGCTCGGCCTGGGAATTGACGCCGAACGGCAGGGTGGGATTGGTCGATGAAGGCAGCACGTAGGGCATCGACGCCACTTTCAGCAGGTCGGGGGCGTGTCCGCCGCCGGCGCCTTCGGTGTGGTAGGTGTGGATCGTGCGGCCGTCCATGGCGGCGATCGTGTCCTCGACGTATCCGCTTTCGTTGAGCGTGTCGGAGTGGATGGCCACCTGCACGTCGAAACGGTCGGCGACACCCAGCGCGGCGCGGATCGCAGCGGGGGTCGAACCCCAGTCCTCGTGAATTTTCAGGCCGCAGGCTCCGGCCTCGATCTGCTCTTCGAGCGGCTGGTTCATCGAACAGTTGCCCTTGCCCAGCAGACCGACGTTCACCGGAAGCCCCTCGATTGCCTCCAGCATACGTTCGATGTTCCAGCGGCCGGAAGTGATGGTGGTGCCGTTGCTGCCGTCCGTAGGGCCGATTCCGCCGCCGAACAGTGTCGTAATGCCGTTGCTCAGACAGGCGTAAGCCTGCTGCGGGGAGATCATGTGCACGTGGCCGTCGATGCCGGCCGCTGTCAGGATCAGGTGCTCGCCCGATATTGCGTCGGTCGCGGTGCTGGTCACCAGATCGGGATGCACGCCGTGCATGATATTGGGATTTCCCGCCTTGCCGATACCGGCGATTTTCCCGTCCTTGATACCCACGTCGGCCTTCACGACGCCCAGATTGGCGTCGATGATCGTCACGTTGGTGATCACGAGGTCGAGCGACCCTTCCTTCGAAGTCATCGTATTGGCCAGCCCCATACCGTCGCGGATGGTTTTGCCGCCGCCGTAGACGACCTCGTCGCCGTATTCGCGCAAGTCTTTTTCGATCTCGACGTAAAGATCGGTGTCGCCCAGCCGGATTTTGTCGCCGACGGTGGGACCGAACAGGTTATTGTATTCCTGACGTGAAATTGTTGCCATATCCTCTATTTTTTAGTGTTGTTGCCTTTTTTCATAGCGGCCTCGGCATCGCTTTCCGAAACGGTCTTGAAGCCTGCGTGCCGGACTTTGCGCGTGGCGTGCATGCGTGCAGGGAAATAGGTGGGCGCATCCTCGTCGCCCGTGTATCCCATCACCAGCCCGTTGAAGCCGATCACGCGGCGTTTGCCCGAATAGGCCACGACCTCGACCTCTTTCTGGTCGCCCGGTTCGAAACGGATGGCGGTCGTTGCGGGAATGTTCAGGTGACAGCCGAAAGCGGCGTCGCGGTCGAATTCCAGGTAACGGTTGACTTCGAAGAAATGGAAATGCGAACCGACCTGAACCGGACGGTCGCCGGTGTTGCGCACGACAAGCTGCACGGTCTTGCGGCCGGTGTTGTACTCGATCGGGGCGTTCATCAGGATTACTCCTCCGACGGCTACGGGCTTTGCGGGCTTGAAACCGGGTTCATTCGGATAGAGACTCGCCGCCTGTGCCTGATTTTTCGCAGGGGCGGGATTTTTCGTACTCATAATCGGGATTTTTAGAATTACTTGATAGGATGGTGGATGCTCACCAAACGGGAGCCGTCCGTAAATACGGCTTCGACCTGCAACAGGTCGATCATGTCGGCGACGCCCTCCATGACATCGCTTTTTTTCAGTACGCTGGCCGCCCCTTTCATAACCTCTTCCACGGTCTTGCCTTCACGCGCGCCCTCCAATGCCGTGGACGTGATATAGGCTACGGCCTCCGGATAATTCAGTTTCAGCCCTTTTTTCATCCGCCGTTCGGCGATCATGCCGAGCGAAAGCAGCATCAACTTGTCAATCTCTTTCGGTGTCAAGTGCATAGTAAACGATTTTTACGATTAATCCGGCTCCGCATCCCCGACGGCCATACGTATCCCGCCGGGGCAGCAGTCTGCCGGTACTGATCTGCGGAATTCCAAATAGGATGCCAAAAGTCCTCCCGCGGCGATTCGCGGCGAAAAAGCGGAAGTCCCGGTGGCATTGAATTTGTCCGG of the Alistipes senegalensis JC50 genome contains:
- a CDS encoding urease subunit gamma, translated to MHLTPKEIDKLMLLSLGMIAERRMKKGLKLNYPEAVAYITSTALEGAREGKTVEEVMKGAASVLKKSDVMEGVADMIDLLQVEAVFTDGSRLVSIHHPIK
- a CDS encoding urease subunit alpha, translating into MATISRQEYNNLFGPTVGDKIRLGDTDLYVEIEKDLREYGDEVVYGGGKTIRDGMGLANTMTSKEGSLDLVITNVTIIDANLGVVKADVGIKDGKIAGIGKAGNPNIMHGVHPDLVTSTATDAISGEHLILTAAGIDGHVHMISPQQAYACLSNGITTLFGGGIGPTDGSNGTTITSGRWNIERMLEAIEGLPVNVGLLGKGNCSMNQPLEEQIEAGACGLKIHEDWGSTPAAIRAALGVADRFDVQVAIHSDTLNESGYVEDTIAAMDGRTIHTYHTEGAGGGHAPDLLKVASMPYVLPSSTNPTLPFGVNSQAELFDMIMVCHNLNPKIPSDVAFAESRVRPETQAAENVLHDLGVLSMVSSDSQAMGRIGESFMRTFQMASFMKNACGKLAEDADGNDNFRVLRYIAKITINPAITYGVSDYLGSVEKGKVADLVLWEPQFFGAKPKMVIKGGLINWSNMGDPNASLPTPQPCYYRPMYGAFGRTLPETCLSFVSNAAFQSGIKERLHLHRMVQPVRRTRQLTKYDMVRNGGMPKIDVNPETFDVLVNDIRAYVKPADKFPLSQLLWFS